From Burkholderiales bacterium, the proteins below share one genomic window:
- a CDS encoding NRDE family protein, with amino-acid sequence MCLVLVAYRLSPDWPLLIAANRDEYYERPTAAAAFWEDHPQVLGGRDLQKRGTWLGVTRRGRFAAVTNFRQGLTQKKNAPSRGVLVSNYLVGNDIPQDYLQRLQQHAAEYDGFNLIAGDISDVYYYSNRGRKMQKLAPGLYGLSNHLLDTPWPKVERAKKQLIRLFSAPQPPSVEALFAILADRFVPEDKELPNTGIGLERERRLSSAFTATADYGTRSSTLLFIRANNRVELIERSFRHAGREGGTVHHEFMVDTASLI; translated from the coding sequence ATGTGCCTTGTCTTGGTCGCCTACCGGCTGTCGCCGGACTGGCCCTTGCTGATCGCCGCCAATCGCGACGAGTACTACGAACGTCCCACCGCAGCGGCGGCATTCTGGGAAGACCATCCGCAAGTACTCGGCGGCCGCGACTTGCAGAAGCGCGGCACCTGGCTTGGCGTCACGCGCCGAGGTCGATTCGCGGCCGTCACTAATTTTCGTCAGGGTTTGACTCAGAAGAAAAATGCGCCATCGCGCGGCGTGCTGGTTAGTAATTATCTTGTTGGAAACGACATACCGCAGGACTATCTGCAGCGGCTACAGCAGCATGCGGCCGAGTACGACGGCTTTAATCTGATTGCCGGAGACATTAGCGATGTTTATTACTATTCGAACCGCGGCAGAAAAATGCAAAAACTTGCCCCTGGACTGTACGGCTTGAGCAACCATCTGCTGGATACACCCTGGCCCAAAGTCGAGCGCGCAAAGAAGCAGCTTATCCGCCTTTTTTCTGCGCCGCAGCCTCCGTCGGTTGAGGCCCTGTTCGCGATACTCGCCGATCGTTTTGTTCCAGAGGATAAAGAGCTGCCGAACACCGGTATCGGACTGGAACGGGAACGGCGGCTGTCGTCGGCTTTCACCGCCACTGCCGATTACGGCACACGATCCTCTACGCTGCTCTTTATACGTGCAAACAATCGGGTCGAACTCATTGAACGCTCGTTTAGGCACGCGGGCCGCGAAGGGGGCACGGTGCATCACGAATTCATGGTTGACACCGCCTCTCTTATATAA
- a CDS encoding DUF4936 family protein — MTLNFYIYYRVEAAGAAVLETRIREMQATLRDRTGIAGRLIKKRGDALLWMEVYENVAAESFEAALARVVEEHHIRQFLEPGSQRHTECFIV, encoded by the coding sequence ATGACGCTTAACTTCTACATCTATTACCGGGTGGAGGCCGCCGGCGCGGCGGTATTGGAAACGCGCATCCGGGAAATGCAGGCGACTTTGCGTGATCGAACCGGGATTGCCGGTCGCTTGATAAAGAAACGGGGCGACGCTTTGTTGTGGATGGAAGTGTACGAGAACGTCGCTGCAGAGAGTTTCGAGGCTGCCTTGGCGCGCGTTGTCGAGGAACACCACATACGCCAATTTCTCGAGCCGGGCTCGCAACGGCATACTGAGTGTTTCATTGTTTAG
- a CDS encoding folate-binding protein, whose protein sequence is MLTSRIHVSDFLMYSGWRRYLQSAGATIENDAVSHFGDPGGELRAVQTGTILCDLAQFGLLYFRGPDSRAFLHGQLSSDVQNLGTTAAQYSSYCSPKGRVLASLLLWQATDGFFAQLHAGLSEDIRNRLTKFILSSKVRITDAGDTHVCLGVAGRNAEMLAKNCFGAIPQSMLGVKHHESATLIRISPDRFQIICDAQQAPALWEQLRQNTTPVGTACWDWLSIRSGIAVIAPATKEQFVPQMLNMEIVGAVSFSKGCYPGQEIVARAQHLGTLKRRMYLANILSDAAPQAADELFGANGNGQTSGTVVNGAASPEGGYDVLAVIQIAAAGKNLHWKSPDGPVIKLLPLPYSV, encoded by the coding sequence TTGTTAACCTCGCGAATCCATGTTTCCGACTTTCTCATGTATTCCGGCTGGCGACGTTACCTACAAAGTGCAGGTGCAACAATCGAAAACGATGCGGTAAGTCATTTTGGCGATCCCGGGGGGGAACTTCGCGCCGTTCAAACAGGCACTATACTCTGCGATCTTGCCCAGTTCGGTTTACTGTATTTTCGGGGCCCCGACAGCCGTGCTTTTTTGCACGGGCAGCTTTCCAGTGACGTGCAAAACCTCGGCACAACAGCGGCGCAGTACAGCAGCTATTGCTCGCCAAAGGGCCGAGTGCTCGCGAGTCTGTTGCTCTGGCAAGCAACCGACGGCTTTTTCGCGCAGTTGCATGCCGGCTTAAGCGAGGACATTCGAAATCGGCTTACAAAATTTATACTGAGTTCGAAAGTAAGAATAACCGATGCCGGCGACACACACGTGTGCCTGGGTGTCGCCGGAAGGAACGCTGAGATGCTCGCGAAGAACTGCTTTGGCGCCATTCCGCAGTCCATGCTTGGAGTGAAACATCACGAATCGGCAACATTGATCCGCATATCGCCGGACCGCTTTCAAATTATCTGCGATGCCCAGCAAGCTCCTGCATTATGGGAGCAGTTGAGGCAAAACACCACGCCGGTCGGAACGGCGTGCTGGGATTGGCTCAGTATTCGCAGTGGAATTGCCGTTATTGCGCCTGCGACAAAGGAACAGTTCGTACCGCAAATGCTCAATATGGAAATCGTCGGAGCAGTCAGCTTCAGCAAAGGCTGTTATCCGGGACAGGAAATTGTAGCCCGCGCACAGCACCTAGGGACGCTTAAGCGACGCATGTATCTTGCCAACATCCTCAGCGATGCCGCCCCCCAGGCGGCTGACGAGCTGTTCGGCGCAAATGGTAACGGCCAAACAAGCGGCACGGTTGTCAATGGCGCCGCTTCGCCCGAGGGCGGGTACGATGTGCTTGCGGTTATCCAAATCGCCGCCGCCGGCAAAAATCTCCACTGGAAATCGCCGGACGGCCCCGTTATAAAATTATTGCCGCTTCCGTATTCCGTTTGA
- a CDS encoding CTP synthase yields MTKYIFVTGGVVSSLGKGIAAASLAAILESRGINVTLLKLDPYINVDPGTMSPFQHGEVFVTEDGAETDLDLGHYERFVNAKMSKRNNFTTGQIYESVIKKERRGDYLGGTVQVIPHITDEIQSFIQQGANAAQVAIVEIGGTVGDIESLPFLEAIRQMSIRLGRHNTCFIHLTLLPYIASAGEIKTKPTQHSVKELREIGIQPDILLCRADRPLPEDERRKIALFTNVEVEAVISAIDVDSIYKIPGMLHSQRLDDIVCKKLDITAAPADLRAWEKLVEALEHPLYAVDIGLVGKYVDLTESYKSLSEALIHAGIHTHSKINIHYIDSESLENQGTACLDKMHAVLVPGGFGKRGVEGKISAIRHAREKSVPYLGICLGMQLAVIEYARHKAGMEGAHSTEFDAQTPYPVIALISEWRNRNGKVELRDAHSDLGGTMRLGGQECLLQRGTLARQIYGAPKVVERHRHRYEVNNHFVPRLEQAGLRISGISANEDLCEMIELPDHPWFIACQFHPEFTSTPRAGHPLFKAFIEAALRYAGAHAESIKQLSVVR; encoded by the coding sequence ATGACCAAGTATATTTTTGTAACTGGCGGCGTGGTCTCCTCCCTCGGTAAAGGGATCGCCGCCGCCTCCCTTGCAGCCATTCTCGAATCCCGCGGCATCAACGTCACCCTCCTCAAGCTTGACCCCTACATCAACGTAGACCCCGGTACCATGAGCCCGTTCCAGCATGGTGAGGTGTTCGTTACCGAAGACGGCGCAGAAACCGATCTGGATCTCGGCCATTATGAACGCTTTGTCAACGCCAAGATGAGCAAGCGCAACAATTTCACCACCGGTCAGATTTACGAAAGCGTGATTAAAAAAGAACGTCGCGGCGATTATCTCGGCGGCACCGTGCAGGTGATCCCCCACATAACAGACGAGATCCAAAGTTTCATTCAGCAGGGAGCAAACGCCGCGCAGGTCGCGATTGTCGAGATCGGGGGCACGGTGGGAGATATTGAGTCGTTGCCTTTCCTAGAGGCGATTCGCCAAATGAGCATCAGGCTAGGCCGCCATAATACGTGCTTTATACACCTTACGTTATTGCCCTATATCGCTTCCGCGGGGGAGATCAAGACCAAGCCGACACAACACTCGGTGAAGGAACTGCGAGAAATCGGAATTCAGCCAGACATTTTGTTATGCCGTGCTGACCGGCCGTTGCCGGAGGACGAGCGCAGGAAAATCGCATTGTTTACCAACGTGGAAGTAGAGGCTGTGATCTCGGCGATCGACGTGGACAGCATCTATAAGATACCCGGCATGCTGCACAGCCAGCGCCTTGACGACATCGTTTGTAAAAAGCTCGATATTACCGCTGCGCCTGCCGATTTGCGCGCCTGGGAGAAATTGGTAGAGGCGCTGGAGCATCCGTTGTACGCGGTGGATATTGGGCTGGTTGGCAAGTATGTGGACCTAACGGAGTCATATAAGTCACTTTCCGAGGCGCTCATTCACGCCGGAATACATACTCATAGCAAAATCAACATTCATTATATTGACTCGGAAAGCCTGGAAAACCAGGGTACGGCCTGTCTTGATAAGATGCACGCGGTATTGGTGCCGGGCGGATTCGGCAAGCGCGGGGTCGAAGGCAAGATCAGCGCGATACGGCACGCCCGTGAAAAAAGCGTGCCTTATCTTGGTATCTGCCTGGGCATGCAGCTTGCGGTGATCGAGTATGCGCGACACAAGGCGGGAATGGAAGGCGCCCATAGCACCGAGTTCGATGCCCAAACGCCGTATCCGGTGATTGCTTTGATCAGTGAATGGCGCAACCGCAACGGCAAGGTGGAACTACGGGATGCTCATTCCGACTTGGGCGGAACGATGCGCTTGGGCGGCCAGGAGTGTCTGCTGCAACGGGGCACATTGGCGCGGCAGATTTACGGCGCGCCAAAGGTGGTGGAGCGGCATCGTCACCGTTACGAGGTCAATAACCATTTCGTGCCGCGGCTTGAGCAGGCCGGTTTGCGAATCAGCGGCATTTCCGCCAACGAGGATTTATGCGAGATGATCGAGCTGCCGGATCATCCCTGGTTTATCGCTTGTCAGTTTCATCCCGAATTTACTTCTACACCCAGAGCCGGCCATCCGTTGTTCAAGGCGTTTATCGAAGCTGCATTACGCTATGCCGGCGCGCACGCAGAAAGCATCAAACAACTGAGTGTGGTTCGATGA